A stretch of Caenorhabditis elegans chromosome IV DNA encodes these proteins:
- the sru-3 gene encoding Serpentine Receptor, class U (Partially confirmed by transcript evidence), with amino-acid sequence MSSNATFWPGVHFNQSYIDFQYNWNHFSTYLAIIPWFYMLPSFVIICKILKFYKNSEVASIAMKIDRNVLFVISLSQLICFCLFFFDFLMVRLPATGIISSFCASIAPNHWLKLILFLALYFTYLAMAFPFLVPVVPILIVLFPNTHNSINTKIIHIGVPILFLYPICFTFYFIPALGICRQFTFPFPFGSVYIYHYQSAFGLKNSFFHLYNILFWMTVSIGANVILFCRVVKAKSQLMNKSKTSYRAEFSITITTISMVASYVINGTFLIAYISFSGTNSYISYAEVVRPFGNDIQACVVTWLFYLTHPAFRNSTNSVDTVFSTSSQRRTQRTVS; translated from the exons ATGTCTTCGAATGCAACATTTTGGCCAGGAGTTCATTTCAATCAATCCTATATAGACTTTCAATACAATTGGAATCATTTCAGTACTTATCTTGCAATAATTCCATGGTTTTATATGCTTCCTAGTTTCGTAATTATatgtaaaatattaaaattttacaaaaattcggAAGTGGCAAGTATAGCTATGAAGATTGATCGTAATGTTTTGTTTGTGATTTCGTTGTCACAATTGATCTGTTTTtgccttttcttttttgattttctgatggTAAGACTACCTGCAACTGGTATAATTTCATCGTTTTGTGCAAGTATTGCCCCCAATCATTGGCTTAAACTTATTTTATTCCTGGCGTTGTATTTTACATATTTGGCAATGGCTTTTCCTTTTCTAGTGCCTGTTGTTCCCATTCTAATTGTTCTATTTCCCAACACACATAACTCG ATAAACACCAAGATTATTCACATCGGAGTACCCATTCTATTTTTATATCCaatttgttttactttttattttatcccTGCTCTTGGAATATGCAGACAATTTACGTTCCCTTTCCCATTTGGATCTGTTTATATTTATCACTATCAGTCAGCTTTTGGG ctcaaaaactcatttttccatCTTTACAATATTTTGTTCTGGATGACAGTTTCTATTGGAGCAAATGTAATTTTATTCTGTAGAGTTGTGAAGGCGAAATCTCAATTAATGAATAAAAGCAAAACTTCATATAGagcagaattttcaataactatCACTACAATATCAATGGTTGCTTCGTATGTTATCAATGGAACTTTTTTG ATTGCTTATATTTCGTTTTCTGGAACTAATTCCTATATATCTTATGCTGAAGTAGTTCGTCCATTTGGTAATGATATTCAAGCATGTGTAGTTACGTGGCTATTCTACTTAACTCATCCTGCATTCAGAAATTCTACAAACTCGGTGGATACTGTATTTTCAACAAGTTCGCAAAGAAGAACTCAGAGAACTGTATCATAA
- the sru-4 gene encoding Serpentine Receptor, class U (Partially confirmed by transcript evidence) produces MESFNVSLLAGTIHFNQSYIDYQYQWFQFSTFLAIVPWIYMIPSFFVICYIFKIYLTSNWKKSEPGKNQHVFLVISLSQFTCFLLFLTDFLMTRLPSTGIFTSFCASIPPNHYLKIILVSALYFNYLAMSFPFLLPVIRLIIVICPKSHSKINTNIVKFAIPIILCFPLCFTFYFIPALGVCKQFATPYPFGSVWIYYIKSAFGLRNSFFHLYNIVFWMIASIIANGLLFFKVAQARAKLISAQSGASKKTHTSITMTTLAMIIFYLTNGAFLLVYIFSYGTSVYISYSEIIRSFGNDLQFCVVTWAFYLTHPSFRNNQSVNSNKIFSTSSFRIRTNFF; encoded by the exons ATGGAATCATTTAACGTATCACTTTTGGCTGGCACAATTCATTTTAATCAATCATACATTGATTATCAATACCAAtggtttcaattttccacatttcttGCAATTGTTCCTTGGATTTATATgattccaagtttttttgtcatatgttacatttttaaaatctatttgACTTCTAACTGGAAGAAATCGGAACCTGGGAAAAATCAACATGTTTTTCTTGTTATCTCTTTATCACAATTCACGTGtttccttttatttttgacGGATTTTCTGATGACAAGGCTTCCGTCTACAGGAATATTTACTTCTTTTTGTGCAAGTATTCCACCAAatcattatttgaaaataatattggtTTCTGCActatatttcaattatttggctatgtcttttccatttttgttacCTGTAATAAGATTAATTATTGTAATTTGTCCAAAATCTCAttcaaaa ATAAACACCAATATTGTCAAATTTGCGATTCCAATTATTCTATGCTTTCCTTTATGcttcactttttattttattccagcCCTGGGAGTATGCAAACAATTTGCAACTCCATATCCATTTGGATCGGTTTGGATTTACTACATAAAATCTGCTTTTGGG CTTagaaactcattttttcatttatataATATAGTATTTTGGATGATTGCTTCTATTATAGCTAATGgtttactattttttaaagttgctCAAGCTAGAGCGAAATTGATAAGTGCACAAAGTGGAGCATCAAAGAAAACTCATACATCTATAACAATGACTACGCTTGCAATGATAATATTTTATCTGACAAACGGTGCATTTTTg ctAGTTTACATCTTCTCTTACGGAACAAGTGTGTATATTTCTTATTCCGAAATCATTAGGTCATTCGGAAATGATTTACAATTTTGTGTGGTCACGTGGGCATTTTATTTGACACATCCATCATTTCGAAATAATCAATCTGTGAACTCcaataagattttttcaacaagttcATTCAGGAtaagaacaaattttttttag
- the ugt-21 gene encoding UDP-glucuronosyltransferase (Confirmed by transcript evidence), which produces MRKLLNIFILTSIISCVSSYKILLYSNLFGHSHVKVLAAAADILTDAGNNVTVLMPVFDNNLRNKTSLKSTKNTIFVEAGPNVEELMSDMRQFLANAWKEDTGNPITMMKAAQDMGTAFAEQCTKVISEPGLLEKLKAENYDLAITEPFDTCGYALFEAINIRAHVAILTANRFDHVTDVIGQPIASSYVPGTQSETGDRMTMGERLGNYFQFLVGSYFFSLIGDRDFEAAKSVVPITRSWRAILPEASFILTNQIPLLDFPAPTFDKIVPIGGLSVKTEKKNLKLDEKWSKILGIRKNNVFISFGSNAKSVDMPDEFKNSLADVFKSMPDTTFIWKYENTSDPIVNHLDNVHLGDWLPQNELLADPRLSVFVTHGGLGSVTELAMMGTPAVMIPLFADQGRNAQMLKRHGGAVVIEKNNLADTHFMKETLEKVIKDPKYLENSKRLAEMLTNQPTNPKETLIKYVEFAARFGKLPSLDNYGRHQSYIEYFFLDIIAILAVISLFSLYISYIILRAVIRKIFFSKCSEVKSKTE; this is translated from the exons ATGAGAAAGTTGCTGAATATTTTCATACTAACTTCTATTATTTCATGTGTAAGCTCATACAAAATTCTTCTCTATAGTAACTTGTTTGGGCACAGCCATGTCAAAGTTTTAGCAGCTGCAGCAGATATTCTCACTGATGCAGGAAATAATGTG ACAGTTCTAATGCCAGTGTTCGACAATAACCTCCGTAACAAGACTTCCTTAAAATCAACAAagaacacaatttttgtgGAGGCTGGTCCAAATGTAGAGGAATTAATGTCTGATATGAGACAGTTTTTAGCAAATGCATGGAAAGAAGATACCGGAAATCCAATTACTATGATGAaa GCGGCTCAAGATATGGGCACAGCATTTGCTGAGCAATGTACAAAGGTGATTTCCGAGCCTGGTCTGCTCGAAAAGTTGAAAGCAGAAAACTATGATCTTGCTATCACGGAACCATTTGATACTTGTGGTTatg CTCTATTCGAAGCCATCAACATTCGTGCTCATGTTGCGATACTTACCGCAAATCGTTTTGATCATGTAACTGATGTAATTGGACAACCAATTGCATCTAGTTATGTACCTGGAACTCAATCTGAAACTGGCGATCGAATGACCATGGGAGAACGATTAGGGaattatttccaatttctcgtTGGTAGTTATTTCTTTTCCCTTATCGGAGATCGCGATTTTGAAGCTGCCAAAAGTGTTGTACCCATCACGAGATCTTGGAGGGCAA tCCTTCCAGAAGCATCGTTCATTTTGACCAATCAAATTCCACTTCTTGACTTTCCAGCTCCGACCTTTGACAAAATAGTTCCGATCGGAGGTCTATCcgtgaaaactgaaaagaaaaatttgaagcttgACGAGAAGTGGTCAAAAATTCTaggaataagaaaaaataatgtatttATATCATTCGGTTCtaatgcaaaatcagttgataTGCCAGATGAGTTCAAGAATTCATTAGCTGACGTTTTCAAATCTATGCCTGATACaacatttatttggaaatatgaGAATACGAGTGATCCAATTGTAAATCATTTGGATAATGTGCATCTCGGAGATTGGCTTCCTCAAAATGAATTACTCGCTGATCCACGTCTATCAGTATTTGTCACGCATGGAGGTTTAGGATCAGTTACTGAATTAGCGATGATGGGAACACCTGCAGTTATG ATTCCTTTGTTTGCTGATCAAGGGAGAAATGCACAAATGCTCAAACGTCATGGTGGAGCTgtagtaattgaaaaaaataatttagcaGATACTCATTTCATGAAAGAAACATTAGAAAAGGTCATCAAAGATCCCAAATATCTTGAGAATTCTAAGAGATTAGCTGAGATGCTGACTAATCAACCAACGAATCCAAAAGAGACACTGATTAAATACGTGGAATTTGCAGCAAG aTTTGGAAAACTTCCTTCATTGGACAACTATGGCCGCCATCAATCATATATTGAGTACTTCTTCCTTGATATAATTGCAATACTTGCTGTGATCTCATTATTTTCTTTATATATTTCTTATATCATTTTGCGAGCAGTTATTCGGaagattttcttttcaaaatgctcTGAAGTGAAGAGTAAAACTGAGTAG
- the ugt-21 gene encoding UDP-glucuronosyltransferase (Confirmed by transcript evidence) yields the protein MRKLLNIFILTSIISCVSSYKILLYSNLFGHSHVKVLAAAADILTDAGNNVTVLMPVFDNNLRNKTSLKSTKNTIFVEAGPNVEELMSDMRQFLANAWKEDTGNPITMMKAAQDMGTAFAEQCTKVISEPGLLEKLKAENYDLAITEPFDTCGYALFEAINIRAHVAILTANRFDHVTDVIGQPIASSYVPGTQSETGDRMTMGERLGNYFQFLVGSYFFSLIGDRDFEAAKSVVPITRSWREVLPEASFILTNQIPLLDFPAPTFDKIVPIGGLSVKTEKKNLKLDEKWSKILGIRKNNVFISFGSNAKSVDMPDEFKNSLADVFKSMPDTTFIWKYENTSDPIVNHLDNVHLGDWLPQNELLADPRLSVFVTHGGLGSVTELAMMGTPAVMIPLFADQGRNAQMLKRHGGAVVIEKNNLADTHFMKETLEKVIKDPKYLENSKRLAEMLTNQPTNPKETLIKYVEFAARFGKLPSLDNYGRHQSYIEYFFLDIIAILAVISLFSLYISYIILRAVIRKIFFSKCSEVKSKTE from the exons ATGAGAAAGTTGCTGAATATTTTCATACTAACTTCTATTATTTCATGTGTAAGCTCATACAAAATTCTTCTCTATAGTAACTTGTTTGGGCACAGCCATGTCAAAGTTTTAGCAGCTGCAGCAGATATTCTCACTGATGCAGGAAATAATGTG ACAGTTCTAATGCCAGTGTTCGACAATAACCTCCGTAACAAGACTTCCTTAAAATCAACAAagaacacaatttttgtgGAGGCTGGTCCAAATGTAGAGGAATTAATGTCTGATATGAGACAGTTTTTAGCAAATGCATGGAAAGAAGATACCGGAAATCCAATTACTATGATGAaa GCGGCTCAAGATATGGGCACAGCATTTGCTGAGCAATGTACAAAGGTGATTTCCGAGCCTGGTCTGCTCGAAAAGTTGAAAGCAGAAAACTATGATCTTGCTATCACGGAACCATTTGATACTTGTGGTTatg CTCTATTCGAAGCCATCAACATTCGTGCTCATGTTGCGATACTTACCGCAAATCGTTTTGATCATGTAACTGATGTAATTGGACAACCAATTGCATCTAGTTATGTACCTGGAACTCAATCTGAAACTGGCGATCGAATGACCATGGGAGAACGATTAGGGaattatttccaatttctcgtTGGTAGTTATTTCTTTTCCCTTATCGGAGATCGCGATTTTGAAGCTGCCAAAAGTGTTGTACCCATCACGAGATCTTGGAGG gaagtCCTTCCAGAAGCATCGTTCATTTTGACCAATCAAATTCCACTTCTTGACTTTCCAGCTCCGACCTTTGACAAAATAGTTCCGATCGGAGGTCTATCcgtgaaaactgaaaagaaaaatttgaagcttgACGAGAAGTGGTCAAAAATTCTaggaataagaaaaaataatgtatttATATCATTCGGTTCtaatgcaaaatcagttgataTGCCAGATGAGTTCAAGAATTCATTAGCTGACGTTTTCAAATCTATGCCTGATACaacatttatttggaaatatgaGAATACGAGTGATCCAATTGTAAATCATTTGGATAATGTGCATCTCGGAGATTGGCTTCCTCAAAATGAATTACTCGCTGATCCACGTCTATCAGTATTTGTCACGCATGGAGGTTTAGGATCAGTTACTGAATTAGCGATGATGGGAACACCTGCAGTTATG ATTCCTTTGTTTGCTGATCAAGGGAGAAATGCACAAATGCTCAAACGTCATGGTGGAGCTgtagtaattgaaaaaaataatttagcaGATACTCATTTCATGAAAGAAACATTAGAAAAGGTCATCAAAGATCCCAAATATCTTGAGAATTCTAAGAGATTAGCTGAGATGCTGACTAATCAACCAACGAATCCAAAAGAGACACTGATTAAATACGTGGAATTTGCAGCAAG aTTTGGAAAACTTCCTTCATTGGACAACTATGGCCGCCATCAATCATATATTGAGTACTTCTTCCTTGATATAATTGCAATACTTGCTGTGATCTCATTATTTTCTTTATATATTTCTTATATCATTTTGCGAGCAGTTATTCGGaagattttcttttcaaaatgctcTGAAGTGAAGAGTAAAACTGAGTAG
- the ttr-9 gene encoding TransThyretin-Related family domain (Product from WormBase gene class ttr;~Confirmed by transcript evidence), translating to MQQLTLFISILSLFIPIFVSAGDGAFHVRGKLLCNGKPYENAEIELYEKNIIGKDTHLVTTNTTSLGFFSMKAAVSEWIGFSPNPYIHFANFCDPSNTIRSMQCAKTIKIFIPQEFVSDGHIPKMIFNIGDVELTKIETEKYGLEKFVYSIFSQKQCRDI from the exons ATGCAGCAG CTAACTCTCTTTATTTCTATTCTTTCCCTATTCATTCCAATCTTTGTGTCAGCGGGAGATGGAGCTTTTCATGTGCGTGGAAAACTTCTCTGCAATGGAAAACCGTatgaaaatgcagaaatcGAGTTATACGAGAAGAATATTA TTGGAAAAGACACCCATCTCGTGACAACCAATACAACCAGTTTAGGATTTTTCTCGATGAAGGCAGCTGTTAGTGAGTGGATT ggGTTCTCTCCAAATCCCTACATTCATTTTGCCAACTTCTGTGATCCTTCTAACACTATTCGCAGCATGCAGTGCGCCAAAACGATTAAGATTTTCATTCCTCAAGAGTTTGTTAGTGACGGTCATATTCCGAAAATG ATTTTCAACATTGGTGACGTTGAGCTTACCAAAATCGAAACGGAAAAGTATGGCCTTGAGAAGTTTGTCTActcgattttcagtcaaaaacaATGCCGAGATATTTGA
- the ethe-1 gene encoding Metallo-beta-lactamase domain-containing protein (Confirmed by transcript evidence) yields MKAPFFNAPIFRQLIEFKSSTYTYIIGCHKTGKAVIIDPVVDTVSRDIQIIRDLNLDLIYGLNTHVHADHITGTNSLKTVFPTMKSVLSSKSGGEADKYVSDGEIIEIGGLKLEVRETPGHTNGCLTYVEHSLRSAFTGDALLIRACGRTDFQQGNPASLFDSVHDKIFTLPEDYVVYVGHNYNGVLQTTVWEEKNLNPRLTKSKDQFVEIMKNLKLNYPKQIDKAVPANMVDGKGH; encoded by the exons ATGAAAGCTCCATTCTTCAATGCACCAATTTTTAGACAg ttaattgaATTCAAATCCAGCACTTACACGTACATTATCGGATGTCATAAAACAGGAAAAGCTGTTATCATTGATCCAGTTGTGGATACTGTTTCAAGAGATATTCAAATTATTCGTGATTTGAACTTAGATTTGATTTATGGATTGAATACTCATGTACATGCTGATCATATTACTGGAACAAATAGCTTGAAAACG GTCTTCCCAACAATGAAGTCAGTGCTCAGTTCAAAATCGGGTGGCGAGGCTGATAAATATGTTTCGGACGGagaaatcattgaaattggTGGACTGAAATTAGAAGTGAGAGAGACTCCAGGACATACAAATGGATGTTTGACATATGTGGAACATTCATTGAGATCTGCATTCACTGGAGATGCACTGCTCATTCGAGCATGTGGAAGAACTGATTTTCAGCAAG gAAACCCGGCATCTCTCTTTGACTCGGTTCATGACAAAATCTTCACACTTCCAGAAGATTATGTTGTTTATGTTGGACATAACTACAATGGTGTTTTGCAAACTACG GTCTGGGaagagaaaaatctgaatccACGTCTTACGAAAAGCAAGGATCAATTTGTGGAAATTATGAAGaacttgaaattgaattatccGAAACAAATTGATAAAGCGGTTCCTGCAAATATGGTGGATGGAAAAGGACATTAA